The sequence CTTTGATTTTTATACCACGTTTAGCATCACTTTCTGCTTGAATTTGAGTGCGTGTTTTAGGGCGTTCAACAATTTTAGGCATAATACTTGACCTTTTATTTAAATGGGTTTAAGATTAGGGTTAAGGAGTGATTAGGGTTTCCCCTAACCAAGCCATGAGATAGTGTCAGTATCTTTTAGGCTACCTGATTAATAAGCTGGAAAACTCATTAAGAGCAGGATAATCAAGGCGATGATTTTGTAGACTGTAGTCATTGCCTTACTCCTTAAGTTTATCACTAGGCTTGTCCTAGCCCAATCAACAGACCCGTTCTGTTGATATAGATATTATAGGTTAAACCTACATAAAAGTCAAGTAAATATTTAATTTTTATAATGAAAATATGACAAGAAACTGGGATTTAATTCGTCAAATTTTAATCCATATTGAACAACTTCCTGATTTTGAAACGCCTGTATTTGCAAATCATTTTAATGGATATGATGAGCAAACGGTGAATTATCATTTGTGGCTCTTAATTCAATCTGGTTTAATTGTTGGTGTGTGTAATAGTGATACACCTAAAGCAGGTTTATTTTGCAAAGCTTGTTGTTTAACATGGCAAGGGCATGAGTTTTTAGCAAGTGTTCAGCAGGATACAATTTGGCATAAGATTAAAACAATGGCAAAAGAGCAATCGCTCACATTGTCTTTTGAAGTTGTTAGGCATATTGCTTTAAAGTTAATGTAAAAAATAATCGTATAAAAACCGTCCGAAAGGGCGGTTTTTTTATTGGAGTTTATATGACGATTGAACCAAAAAATTTAGTGTTATATCAATCAGAACGTTTAGCCGATACGCCTGATGGTGGCGGTCAATACAATGGACAAATTGTGGTTGATGGCCAGTCTAATAACTTATTTACAGATGTTTCAGAACTTGACCGCACCATGGGGCGTGTGTCATTGCGTAAAATTTTTGCAGGTGTAAATACCGCAGATACAGATATGCTCATGGGAGCAACGGTGTTTGTCTCTAAAAATCCTAGCGACCCAAATGTGTCAGCATTGTTATTTAGCACACAATCGCATACTGATGAGCGTAGCCAAGCCCAAAACCGCATTGAAAATTATCTTGCCAAAGGTGGTCAAGTGGCAGGTGTGCCATTGGATACCCATTGGCAAGGTATGAAAATTTTGCAAGTGTGTATGTTTTTATCTGATGAACCCAATCAAGTAGGCGATAGTATTGTCTTGATTAGTAATGAAAATAAACCTAATCAAGTTGAGCAATATGTACGCATTTTAAAAGTGGATACACGCATTGCCAAAATGATGATTAATCATAAAGAAATTGAGTATAAAATCGCAACCTATACCATTAATGACCCATTGGCAACGGATTTTGTCGGATTGTCAGCAGGGCAATGGTACGATGGCGTAAAATCAGAAACGATTATCCGAGATACCCTAGTAGCGGATACGGGTAAATATTTTGGTAGTGTGGCGTTGGCTGAAAATGTCAATAAAGGCGATTTTACAGTTAAAGGGGCAAGTATTTATGCCCAAATTATCCCATCAGCTCAAGCAGAAACTCCGATTGTTGATGTCAATGCGATAGGCGAACGTGTGGCATTGGTGGCTGGAAATACGCAAAAAGTGCAATTTAATACGCCAGTGAATGCTCGTACATCGCAAAATCTGTACATTGGTTCATCAGTATTGCCGAATAGCTTATCATTTTCCTTGAATGGGCAAGCAATTACAGATGATGGCGGATTGCTCAAATATGCCAATGGTACTCAAGTTGGTACGATTGATTATCAGCGTGGTTTACTGCAATGGACGGTTGATATTGGCTATTTTACATCTGTTGTGATGGAGTTTACGCCTGCAGTGGCACAAACACAGCCGACACAATCGGACAGCATTATCATTACGCAAAAAAATCAGTCATTGAATTATACAGGTATGCTTGTGCCAATTCCTACAATGGGCAGTGTCAGTATCTCATACATGGCTCAAGGTAAATTTTACGAAGTGCGAGATATGGGCAATGGACAGTTAAAAGCCTTTGGTGATGGTTTGGGCAGTGGTACGATTGATTATGAGACTGGGTCGTGGGTTTTAACGTGTGGTGCTTTACCTGATGTGGATACGCCAATTTTAATTCATTGGGCAACGCCAATCACCACATTTAGCCGTGCAAATACCACAGTTAAACCTGCTCAAATTGCATTTGATTTAGGTCAAGAGGGCATTGCTGCAAATAGCTTAACTGCGACATGGCAAGTCAATGGACAGCAGAAAACCGCTCAATCCAATGCTCAAGGGCAATTTACAGGCGATGCTACAGGATTTATCAATTATGCCAGTGGTACAGGTTATCTCATTCCCAATGTATTACCACAGAAAGGAACAGAGATTACTTTTAATTATCAACATGGCACGCCAAAATTAACCGCTCAACAAGTATCACCTGATACAAACAATACGTTACGTTTTAAGATTGGTTCGGGTGCGATTGCAAAAAATAGTGTTGAGTTGCTGATTCCTGTAACAGATAAGCTCAATAAAGTGCAGTCGCAAATAACATTTACTGATAACCCTACATCTGGTGATATGGGGAATTTGGTGAATCATTTGGGGCAAGTGCAAGGCACGATTAATTATCGTACAGGGCAAGTGGTGATTACACCATCATGGCAAAAAAATGTTTATACAGAAGAATTTGCATCTGTAAAAAGTGATAAATGGCTTATAGATTCGGTTTGGACAGGATAATGATTACACAAATTAGCAAAGTTACGCAAAAAACTGAAACACTAAAAGTGTATCATGATACACAAATTGCGATTAAATATCGTGATACTGCAGGCGATACAGTTGGCAATAAAACAGTGAATGTAGATAAACTTACATTTGATTTGACAGCAGGCTACAATGAACAGATTTTAGCAGGTTCAGTGCGTTTGATGTTGGGTCATCATGTGTATGTTGATAAACTTGGACAGATTTATCGTCATCATGATAATAACAGTACATTGGCAGGTGAGATTAACTATGCCAACGGTGAAATGACTTTATCGACATGGCAAGCTGAACAAGAAAACCGTATTAATTTACAGAGTTTAGCGACATCGAGTGATACTTTACCAATTAATCATGTATGTTTCCGCACGCCAACAATTCCGTTGCGTGTAGGCTCGTTTACCATGACTATTAACACTTTAGAGCATGGACGGATTACTTTAAAAGCCAATGAGCAAGGTGTCATCCAGCATGAAAAAGCCATCGGTAAAGTATCGTATGATACTGGTTTTGTTGATGTGCATTTTATACAAAAAACGCTGATTACGCCTGATAATCATGCCGAAATCAAAGCGAAAGATTGGTATCATGCCGATTTAGAGTATCAAGATGGTGGAAAAACTTACATCAATGTGCCAATTTGGGTAATTGCAGATAGTGTACGCTACAATGCGATTTCTTACAGCTATATTCCATTGGATAAAGATGTTTTAGGCTTATCCGCTACTCGATTACCGCTCGATGGACGTGTGCCGATTTTCCGTGTTGGCGATATTGGTGTGATTTGTGCTGAAAAACGCCAAGAATTAAACGAGCCGATTGCAGGTAAACAATTTACATTGCAGGACCAACGTTTATCTTTTGTGGAAATTGTGGATAGTGTGGGGACGAAGTTAGACCCAACTTTATACACGGTGGATTATGAACAAGGCACATTGACACTGGGTGGCGACTTCACAATAGGGCGATTACAACCACCTTTGACCGCTGTATATCGTTATCAAGATATGGGCTTAATTCGAGATGTGCAAATCAATGGGCAAATCTCATTCACTAAACCTGTTACCCATGATTATTCGCCAGAACATTCGATTGTTGGTTCAGCGTTGATTATTGGCGATATGTACGCACGTTATGCCAATAAATTTGAACAAGTAACGTGGAATGCAAAATGGGAAAATGTCTCAACTGATGAAAGTTTATCTGCTAACTACAATGATGCCTTGTATCCGATTGTCGTAACCAACAAGGGAGCGATTCAGGAACGATGGGCATTAGTGTTTACAGATAATACCAATTTCCGCATTATTGGCGAAACATCAGGCTTAATTGGTATTGGTAATATCAATGAAGATTGCTCACCGATTAACCCAATTACGCAAGTACCTTATTTCACGATTAATAAAGATGGTTGGGGCAGTGGTTGGACGAACGGAAATACCTTGCGTTTCAACACGCACGCCAGTATGTATCCAATTTGGTGTATTCGTACTGTCAAACAATCGGAACCGACAACATTAAGCGACCAGTTTCAGCTCATGTTGCGTGGAGATATTGACCGATAAGCCATCATCTTTATGATGGCTTTATTTTTTGGAGTAAATAAAATGGTTGCTCAAACTGATATTAAATATTATGTACACACAAATCACAAAGCACCGCAGTTAGAAAATGCGTATGGCTCAATGCTGAACGTATTAGATGCGTGCTTAGTCAATGGTTTTGGCTCGCAAACGGTTGATAGTCTTACTGCTAATGGTACGACAGTAACGGCTGATTTTGGTAAAGCCCACAATTTATTACGCTTTCAAGTGATTAAAATTGATGGAGCTATTCAAGATGAATTTAATGGCGAACACCGCATTTTAGAAGTTACGACTAATACGATTACATTTGAAATTGCACAGCCTGCCAGTGTCAATTATGCCAGTGGTTTAATTAACTGTTCATTACCGCCTTTGGGGTGGGAAAAGCCATTTGCCAGTGAAAATCCAAATGGTGGCGGTAAAGGGGCGTATCGTTCAAAAAATACCTTATTGCCAAATCGTCCATTTTTGCGTGTAGTTGATGAATTAGACCCAAGTTACAATGCAAATTGGGCGAAATATGCAAAAGTGGGCATGGTGGAAGATATGCTCGATATTGATACCATGATGGGGCAACAAATCCCTTTTGATGTCAATAATCCGCAAAAAAATTGGGTAGGTAATAGTACGAGTAATGGTTGGGCAAAGTGGTATTATGCTTTAGCATTTAATGAGAATACATCAGGTTATGAACAATCAACAGTAAGCGATGGAATAAGAAGCTGGGTAATGATTGGTAATCAAGACTGGTTTTTTATTTTAAATCGTTTTCATACAGATGAAAGTTATAATTTACGCCATGTTCCAATGTTTTTCGGAAAAATCGAAGATGATTATTTAAATGGGAGTTGTTTAGTTTCTATACCACATGATAATTACAATACTCTTGAACCTTATGATATGACTGGAATAAGTTATATTGAGAAGGAGAGTATTTATGTGTCAAATGACTTATCTTTACATCACAACAAAGGATATTTGAATACAAGTCGAAAATTAGCATCTGGTCGTGATGATTTTATGCCTGCTCCATCTGATGATATTCCAATTATTTCGAGTAGTATCAATATTTTTAACAAAAAAAATGTGTATCGTGGATATTTTCCATCAGTAGAATTTTTGTATCAAAAATTACCGTATCAACATTTACATACCTTTAAATACAAAGGTAAGTTTAAAATTGCAGTGGGTTGTATGTCATATGAAGATGGCATGTTGCTTTTTGGTTTAGGTGAGTAGTATGATTTTTGTGAAAAGTAGATTTTTTGCTTATCCTGCTGGTGAAACAAGACATTCTACATATCCTTTCTTTTCTATTCGTGGACAAGTGTTAAAACGTGGCATAAATATCCCTTGTCGAGTGCGTTTATTTGTCAAAGCAACAGGGCAATTATTTAAAGATGTGGTTACTGATGAAAACGGTTATTATGAATTTAATGAAATCCCACTAAACCGTTATTATGTGGTGGCTCACGACCCTGATGGCGAATATAATGCGGTGATACAGGATAATATTATTCCTAAATAAAGGTAGATATTGATGATTATTTTAGAGTTTAAAACTGGTTTAGCTGTTGATAGTCATCAAGTCGTTTTACACTTAGGTAAAATTGAGCCTATATTGCAAGATGAACCAAAGCAGGTTAATAAAACTACATTAGAATTTGTTTGTAAATGTAATAATGTGGACAGTCATAATGTTATTTTACATTTTGGCGATGATGGCTCAATAGATAATTCAATTATTCCGCCTAATCCTGACAAACCTAATCAGCCTGATAAGCCCATTGAATTTGAGCCATTTAAACGCCCATTGATTGCGATTTTTGGCGTGGATTATCAACAGGCGAATAGTGGTCAATCATCAATATTATCGACATGGGCAAAAACTGATGATATGGCTCAAGGTACAACAATCACTTGGCAGGATAGTGATAAAATCCATCAAGATGTTGATATGCCTTATGGTTCAACAGATTATACCAGTAATGATATTGATATTATTTTTGATGAAAGTCGAAAATATCAACAAACATCTAAAATTGTGTGGCAAGAAAATGATAAATTGCGTTTAAAAACGGATATTGTTTATGATAATAGTGATACATTTAGCCAATTAACTACTTTAATTTGGCAGGAAATGATACGCTTAAGACAATATGATGATGTGATTTATCAACAGGCGAATGAATTAAAACGTTCGCCTTTTTTATTGTTATGGCATATTGGGTTAAATCAATATCAAAATGATAGTATTGTGTGGGATATTGGTCGAGCGGTTTATTATCGTAAAAGTATTATTGAGCCGATTTTACCAAAACCTAAACCGCAATATGTGGGCAATACAACATTAGAATTTATTTGTAAATGTCATGATGTGGATAGCCATAATGTCATTTTACATTTTGGTGATGATGATTGTATTCCAAATGTTGAACCGAATAAAAATAGTCAATGGTGGTATATTGTGAATCGTTTATCTGTTATCCGTGCGGATACTGGCGAAGAGATTTTAGTTACGCAGGGTAATTTATCATCTGACCGTAATAGTTGGTGTTGGTCGTATAGTTTAACTGTGCCAACAAGCGAACTTGTTAAACTCAATCCGATTGAGCAAAAACCTGTTATTTTAAAGCTAAATATTAACGGTTATATCCATTTGATGTTATTAGAAAATAAACAGCGTAGCCTACAATTTGCCAGTGAATATTACACATTAACAGGTCGTAGCCCATCAGCATTGTTGGATAGTCCATATAGTGCCACACGCTCATTTACGCAGGAAAATGACCGAACATCGGTACAATTAGCCCAAGCTGAAATTGATAGAGCGACTGCACATTTAAGCAGTCGTTTTAATTTTGATATGGCGTTAAAGTGGGATTTAATCGATGAATTGGGGTGGGTTGTGCCATCGGATAGTTTGACATATTCAAATTTAAGTCCAATTTCAGTCATTAAAATGATTGCAGAGAGTGCAGGTGGATTTATTTTATCTGAGCCACACAAAAATCAATTAACGGTAAAAGCATTATACCCAAAAACATTTTGGGATAATATCACGGTTGATGATTATCAAGCCAAAATTCCAAGTAGTATTGTTACTGATTTATCAACGGATTATCAATATTTGCCAGATTATAACGGCATAACCTTAACCAATGATAAAACTGGATTAACAGCCCTAGTCAATCGCCGTGATACCGCAGGAGATGTATTGCTTGAAGCAGTGAATAATCCATTATTTACCGCTCAAAGTATGGGCGGATTTGCTAAATCTCAATTAGCAAAAGCAAAATTAGTTGAAACACATCGCATTGCCATGCCATTAACTGACAAAGTTGGATTTATTAAACCTGCTGATGTTGTAGCATTTGATGGGCAATGGTGGGGCGTGGTTAATAGTATCAGTATCCAGTTTAATTATGCCCATGTTGTGCAAAATGTTGAAATTGAAAGGGTGAATAATGAGTAATTATTTGCAACGTTTGATTGATTTAATGCCTAAAAATCGTGAATTTGTAGGCATTATTCAATCGGCAAATCACCCATACTATAAAGTATTGGTATCAGATAAAACAGGTTTGGTCATGTGTAGTAGTGTGCAAGCCTTTAAACGTGGCGATAGAGTAGTCGTGCAAGGGTTGGAAATTAAACGGCTTGCAGTGGGTGAAACTGTGATTAGAATTGAAGTGTAATTTTTTTACATTAACTTAACCTAGACCACTCTTATGAGTGGTTTTTATTGGAGTTTAAAATGCCTGAAAAAGTGTCTTATTTTTTTCCCCAATTTTTAATTATTGTTTTATCAATTATTGGGGCATTGTTTGGCTTGGCAATTGGTGGTCATTTTGAAGAAAATGGAACGCTAAAACATAATAAAAAGCAGTTTTGCATTACTCTTTTATTTGCGATTTCTTTTAGCATTTCTGGCGGTGCGTTTATTATTGAACATTGGGGATTTGCTCACTATAGCCAGTCAGCTAAAGGATTAATCCACTTATTGACTGCTGTTTTCGGTGTGTTAATTATTGGTATTGGTTATCGCTCTATCCAGCTTACTTTTACTGATAAAACATTACCAGAAATTATTGCCGAAATTAAAAATATTGTGAAATCTTGGACAAAATAGGTGTAAATATGACTGTAAAAGATTTTTTTAATAAATTACGCTTGATGAGTGGCGGTCGATTAACGCAAAATCAAGTGGATAGTGCTAATGTGATTATTGATCAGGTCGGATTAGAGCCATTATCAGCCATGTTGGGTGTATCTAAAAATATGCAATTATCTGACAATGGGTTTAATTTAATTGCTGAGTTTGAGGGATTTCGCTCGGCTACTTATTTAGATGCTGTCGGTGTACCTACAATCGGCTATGGTAATACATATTATCTTGATGGTACAAAAGTCAAAATGACGGATAAGCCAATCAGTAAAGATGAAGCAAAAGCCTTAAAATTAGCCATTATCAATCAGGATTTTGCCCCTGCTGTCAATGCGATGTTTGCTGATGAGATTGCACAAGGGCAAATCACACAAAATATGTTTGATGCCTTGATTAGTCTTGCGTATAACATCGGTACGGGTGCTTTGGCGAAATCTAGCATTTATCGCCACATTAAAGCAGGTGATTATCAAAAGGCAGGGCAAGCCTTTTTGCTTTACAATAAAGCAGGTGGGCGTGTTTTAAATGGCTTAGTACGTAGACGAGAAGCCGAAAAGCAGTTGTTTTTAGCGTAAAGTAGGGGAGTAATTCCCTACTTTTACTTGATTAATATTTAATCTAATTAAAAATAATGGGTATATTAACCCACTATTTTTTTGCTACCAATTTACTACTTATTAAATTAAATTTAATATAACTTATTGTTTTTATTTTAAAAATAAATATTATATATCCAATCTAACATCGGGGCTAGGCTTATACGTTTTGGAATTAAATCAGTAAGTTGGAGATTTTCCATCTAATATCACACTTTGTTATTGAGTAAAATGGGATTTATATTTTAGCATTGAATACGTAATTTTTCTATTCATAAATAAAAGGTGTGTAGAATAAACCACACACCTTTACTTTAAAGCAAAGCACTATTATTTTAACAAATGTTTTTCGAGATAATGAATATCCATCGCATTTTCACAGAATTGTTTATCTTGCAAAATGATTTGTTGATGTAATGGAATATTGGTTTTGATACCAGTAATAATCATTTCATCAAGTGCTTGACGCATACGAGCAATTGCTGTTTTACGATCTTGACCGTGTGCGATGAGTTTAGCAATCATTGAATCATAATATGGTGGAATGCTATATCCTTGATAAATATGACTATCTAAACGAATGCCTGCACCACCTGCAGCATAAAATTGTGTGATTTTACCAGGGCTTGGTAGGAAAGTGGTTGGATCTTCGGCATTAATACGACATTCAATCGCATGACCACGTACTTGTACATCTTCTTGTTTAATATTTA comes from Moraxella sp. ZY210820 and encodes:
- a CDS encoding carboxypeptidase regulatory-like domain-containing protein, with the protein product MIFVKSRFFAYPAGETRHSTYPFFSIRGQVLKRGINIPCRVRLFVKATGQLFKDVVTDENGYYEFNEIPLNRYYVVAHDPDGEYNAVIQDNIIPK
- a CDS encoding lysozyme gives rise to the protein MTVKDFFNKLRLMSGGRLTQNQVDSANVIIDQVGLEPLSAMLGVSKNMQLSDNGFNLIAEFEGFRSATYLDAVGVPTIGYGNTYYLDGTKVKMTDKPISKDEAKALKLAIINQDFAPAVNAMFADEIAQGQITQNMFDALISLAYNIGTGALAKSSIYRHIKAGDYQKAGQAFLLYNKAGGRVLNGLVRRREAEKQLFLA
- a CDS encoding DUF2513 domain-containing protein, giving the protein MTRNWDLIRQILIHIEQLPDFETPVFANHFNGYDEQTVNYHLWLLIQSGLIVGVCNSDTPKAGLFCKACCLTWQGHEFLASVQQDTIWHKIKTMAKEQSLTLSFEVVRHIALKLM